From the genome of Neisseria sp. oral taxon 014 str. F0314:
AGTTTTATCTTTTCTATAAGCGGATGTCAAAAGATGAGAGGTAGGATAATCATGTGGACCTTTAGCTGTCTCTAATAATGGAGTCGCACCTAAGTTATTTGCAATGAAGCCGGTGTTCACTTCAGTTTGATTAAATTGTTCAGTTTTTATTACATCACTTAGTTTTAGTGTGGTCAGTTTATCCTGAATGCCTTTATTTAATAATGACGTTTCTTTGTTGATGTTAGTTTTATTACCCTTATCGGTATTGCCCTTATCGGTATTGCCTTTATCGGTATTGCCTTTATCGGTATTGCCTTTATCGGTATTGCCTTTATCGGTATTGCCCTTATCGGTATTGCCCTTATCGGTATTGCCCTTATCGGTATTGCCCTTATCGGTATTGCCCTTATCGGTATTGCCCTTATCGGTATTGCCTGTATTGATATTATTGGATGCTATAGACAGATTTCTTGCTGAATCTGATACTTCATTCGAACTGCTACAAGCTGCCAAAACTGCAGCACAAATACCTGTTAATACAAAATGGATAATAGGCAATTTATTCTGAGTACGCATAAATAATCCTCATTTAGTTGAAATGATCTTTATTTAATTTAAAGTCTTTTTAAGTGATAAGACTAGATACAAACAGTATTTATAATAATGTATTATTATAAACGAATACAAACACACTTACTTAATTAAATTTTGTTAAATATGGTAAATATAATTACTGCTTCTTGAGTCTGCCAGATAGTTTTTAGTTTCCATAACGATCCCTTAGGAGCAGTTCCTGCAGGGTAAAAAGCACCTATAAATATATTAATGACTGATGTACTAATACATTAACCTTATGAATTTTGTAATTTTTCTTGACTAAAGTAAATAGACTAAACTATGATTCAAACGATATCATAAAATTTTGTATCCAAGTACATTTGCATATACCTAGATACACACTCTCCTCTTCTTCTAAATATTAATAACTATCTCAGGAAATTCATTTTTTGATGAATTTGTCGTTTAAATATGACTGGTTACGTTTATTAATATAATACACATTATATTTATCATGCTTCATATTGATATACTCCAACAAAAAATTTCCAACGAAGATTATCGACGCTTGATTATTGGTAACAGCAAAGATTTTAGTGAAAACGAATCAAATCTCTTGCATGAAATCCTAAACAAGTTTGAGTTTGATGTCATACAGGAACAAGCACTGGTCCAGGCTGTTATACAGCAGGTTCGGTTTGACCCTAATGCGTTTCATATCGACAGCGACGATGAGGATATAACTGGGATTTGCCCGCACTGCATTAATCCGCCCATGCCACCGCTGCGCGATTATTTAGCGTGGCGTGAGATGCGTGGATAACTTATTGAAAAGATTATTATGCTGCAAACAGACAACCTTAGCGCAGATCGGACGCAACGTATTATTACGGCGCAGAATCTCTCTTCCCAAGAAGAATTGTTAGAACGCGCCCTGCGTCCGAAAACTTTAAACGATTATATTGGGCAAACTAAGGCGAAAGACCAGTTGGCCATTTTTATTCAAGCGGCTAAAAAACGTGGCGAAGCTTTGGATCATACGCTTTTATTTGGTCCCCCCGGATTGGGTAAGACGACGTTGGCACATATTATTGCGAAGGAATTGGGCGTTAATCTGCGCCAAACCAGCGGGCCTGTTTTGGAACGTGCCGGCGATTTGGCCGCGCTGTTGACTAATCTTGAGCCACACGACGTTCTTTTTATTGATGAAATTCATCGTTTAAGTCCTGTTGTAGAAGAAATACTCTACCCTGCTCTCGAAGATTACCAACTCGATATAATGATAGGCGAAGGTCCTGCCGCAAGGTCGGTAAAAATCGATTTGCCACCGTTTACGCTGATTGGTGCCACTACCCGTGCAGGAATGCTTACTAATCCGTTGCGCGACCGTTTCGGTATTGTTTCACGGTTGGAGTTTTACGAAGACAAAGATTTGGCAACGATAGTCAGCCGTTCGGCACAATTGCTGCAACTGAACATGGGGAGCGACGGCGCAATGGAAGTAGCCAAGCGCAGCCGTGGAACGCCGCGCATTGCCAATCGCTTATTGCGTCGTGTGCGTGATTATGCAGATGTAAAAAACAATGGCGTTATTGATGCTGAAATTGCCGATGCTGCCTTAATTATGTTGGATGTTGATGCACAGGGACTGGATGTGATGGACAGAAAGTTTTTGGAAGCTATCCTGCACAAATTCGGCGGCGGGCCGGTAGGATTGGATAACATAGCGGCTGCAATCGGCGAATCAACCGATACGATTGAAGACGTCATCGAACCTTATCTGATTCAACAGGGATTTTTGCAGCGTACGCCCCGCGGCCGTGTCGCAACCGAACGTTCGTATCTGCATTTCGGACTGAAAATTACGGAATAATGCGGGTTTATAAACATTTAAAATAAAAAAGGCCGTCTGAAAACTGTTTTCAGACGGCCTTTTAGATACTTGAACTAGATTAGAAATCCAATTCCGCTTTCAGCCAGTAAGTACGCGGCATGCCGACGACGGCGAAGCTGCGGTCGTATTGGCCGCGCTGTACCTGCCAATAGTTTTTGTTGAACAGGTTTTCCACCGAGCTGCTGACGGTCAGGGTGTTTTTGCCCAGCTTGGTTTTGTAGCGCGCGCCTACGTCAACCAAGGTGTAGGACGGGAAAGCGTATTGTTTTTGCGTATCTTGGTAAGACTTGCCGAAATACGAAACGTTGCCGTTTAAGGTCAAGCCTTTGGCAAACGGGGTATCCCACTCCACGCCTGCTTTGGCAATCACGCGCGGGTTAGCGACTTGTACGCCGTTAACAAGATTGTCGGCATAATTCGGATAATCTTTTACGGTCGATTGCAGATACATCAAGCCAAAGCTCGGACGTAGGGTTTTGTTCAACAAGTTGGCATAGGTATTAAACTCGATACCGCGGCTGCGTTCCATGCCTTGCTCGGAACCGCTATAAGCCAAGCCTGCATTTTTGCGCGCTGCGAAATCAGTTCCTGAAGTCGTATTACCGAACCAGTACCCTGGGCGTTTGATTTGGAACGCGTTTAAAGTGGTGACAAAGTCGCCCCAGTTTTTGCGTACGCCGACTTCAAATTGGCGGCTGACGCGCGGATCTGCCATCGTTACATGACCGTCGTCATCGGTACGGATGTCGGACGGCTCCAAATCTTCCATATAGTTTCCGTAAACCACCAAATCAGGCTGCGGAACCCATGCCGCCATCAACATCGGGCTGAAACGGTTCGCATCCGCTTTGCGGCCGTTTAATTTGTTTTTCTGCTCGACGGCTTGGAAACGCCCGCCCAAAGTGAGTCGGTATTTGTTGTCGGCAAAACCAAGCGTGTCAGATACCGCCAAACTGTTTACTTTGATTACGGTATCCAATGAAGGCGTTGCACTCCACGCGCTTCCTAAGTTGGAATCCAATTTTGCCAATTGGGTCGGAATATCAAGGCTTGGATCGATAACGCTGCTTCTTGTTTGACGTGCTCCTTGATAAGTAGTGCGTTTACGGTCGATGCGGTCAAATGCGGTACTCCAGTTGTGACTTACCGGACCGGTTTCAAATTCGCCGCGTGCAGTCAGATTCATACTGAGCGTTTTGAAACGCTGGTCGGTCAAACGCGCGCGACCCGAATTGTAGGTCAAACCGCTGCTCGTAACGGTAGGAGAGGCGAAATTGCCATAATAGCGCGCATTGTTATAACCAATACCGCCTGTAATTTGGGCATTTTCAAACGCATCCCATTCAAAAGTCAGCATATTGGTCTGACCGCGCGTATTTTGAGCCTGCCAGCTCGGAGCGAGATTTACTTTGCCTTCAGGCGCGTCAAACAATCGGCCGTTGGCGTTTTGAATATCCTGCATACGCGCGCGGCCGCCGTTGGTTTTGCGTTTGGCGTAGATGGAGTCGAACGCCACGCGCAGTGTTTCACCGCGATAGTCGGCATTCAAGGCAAATTCTTTGTTGTCCTCGCTGTAACCGTGGCGCGGGGTGTCGCCGTGGCGCAGTTTGCCGTTGGCGCGCACGCCGAATTCTTTGTTTTCGCCGAAGCGTTGACCCAAGTCGAATGTGCCTTGGGCGCGGTTGTTGCTGAACCAGCCCAAACCGATTTTGCGGTTGCCTTCATCAGCGGCTTTTTTGGTTTCGATATTGACGGAACCGGATACCGCGCCTTCAGGGTCCATGCCGTTTACGGCGGTGGACGCGCCTTTAATCAGTTGCGCGGAGCCGACTTGTACGCTGGCCGTGCCTTGCGTGCCGTACATACCTGCCAAACCGTTGACGCTGAATTGGCGCGCATCAAGCTGATAACCGCGGAAATACAAGCCGGTCAATGTGTTGCTTTCGCCGCCGAACTGCCAAACGGACGCGTCTTTTTTTGCAACGGCATCCACCAAAGTACGCGCTTCGGTGTTGTTGAGGGCTTGTTCGTCGTAGTTGACGACGGTAATCGGCGCGGTAAAGGCGTTGGCTTTGCCCAATACGCCCAAGTTCACGCGGTCGCGCAAGTCGCCGTCGCTGGCGATGGAGTAAGAACGGGCGGCTTTGACGCGTTTGGCGTCGGCGCGGACTTCCACTTGCTGCAATTCCGTCTGCTGCGCATTGGTAGCGGTGGTCGCGGCTGTTTCTTCTGCCGCATAAGAGAATGTGCTCATAATCAAGAGCGGCATCAAGGCTAATCTACTTTTCATATATTCCTTCGGATGTCTAAAATTTTGAGTTAAAAATCACAAAGTAATTTTGCTTCGGAATTATATTTGATAACATTCTGCTTTTCTATAACAATGAACAATAATTGTTTTTAAAAATAAAAAATGCAACACCAAGTAAAACGGTTTTTAAGCAGATAATGCTAAAAATTGTACCTTATTCACTTAAATATATTCATATCTTATAAACTGCCTCTTTTCAGACGGCCTCACTTACAACCGAAACATACCAATATGCAAAAATGGCAAACCGAGCTTTATTCCACGCCGTCTTGGCTGTTACAGACCTTATTGATGGTCGCCGCCGCCTCGGCGGTGATTCTGTTTTTGGCACGCAAAACGCGCTTCGGGCGCGAGTTTGCCTATATCCTGCGGCTGTGCCTAACGCCGAAAAGCGCGGTCAAAGTATTGCTGCTGATTACGGCGATGATTGCGCTGCTATTAACCGAAGTGCGGCTGAATGTATTGAGTACTTTTATGTCCAAAGGACTTTACGACTCGATGCAGGATTTAAACGCCTCCGCGTTTTGGATGTTTGCAGCGATGAACGCGGGCGTGGTGTTGGTGCGGGCGTTTAACAACGTCGTCAACGACTTTCTCGATCAAGGCTTGGCGATTAAATGGTCGGAGCGGCTGAATGAAGTGCTGACGACACGCTGGCTTGCCGACAAAAACTACTACCGACTGCAAATGCGCCGCCATGCGCCGGACAATATCGACCAGCGTATCCAACAAGACGCACAGGATTTCATCGCCTCGACCATAGAATTTGTGCGCGGCATGGTCAATTCGGTCGTTACCTCGCTGGAATTTGCCGTTGTTTTGTGGGGCTTGGCGGGCATCCTGACCGTGTTCGGTTTCGACATTCCGCACGGCATCGTTTGGTTTGTCTATATGTTTGTGATTTTGGCGACCTTTATCGCCATGTGGATAGGCAACCCGTTGATTCGTTACAACTATGAAAACGAAAAGCTCAACGGCGACTACCGTTATTCCCTCATCCGCGTGCGCGACCACGCCGAAAGCGTGGCGTTTTACAGCGGCGAAAAACACGAACACGACCAGCTTGCCGACCGCTTCAAAGCCATTATCCGCAACCGTTGGCGCATCGCCCGCCAAAGCGTCTGCCTGAGCGGCTTTAACGACATGTTTACCAACGGAATCAAGCTCTTCCCCATTATTTTGCAAGCCCCGCGCCTGTTTGCCGGACAAATCAAAATCGGCGACATTCAGCAGACCGTCCAAGCCTTCGCACGACTGCAAAACGCCCTCTCCTTCTTTCGGATGTTCTACAACAAATTCACCGCCTACCGCGCCCGACTGGAGCGTCTGTACGGATTCTTGCTGAGTACGGAAGAACAACACAGCGCGCAGCAACCTGACATTACCGAAGTTTCAGACGACCTCTCGCTGGAAAACGTCGCCCTGTTCCGCCACAACGGCGAAATCCTGTTGAGTGGCATCAACGTCAACCTCAAAAGCGGCGATTCCCTGCTGATACGAGGCCCGAGCGGTTGCGGCAAAACTTCGCTGCTGCGCGCGCTGGCGGGGCTTTGGCCGTTCGGCAGCAGCGGTAAAGTCAGCCGTCCGCCGCATCAAGACATCCTCTTCCTGCCGCAACGCCCGTACACGGCGCAAGGCAGCCTGCGCGACGCGATTTGTTACCCTAACATCGACAAACAGCATCCCGAACTAGCCGAAGCCATGAATACCTGCCGCTTAGATTATCTGATTGATAAATTAGACAAAACCGACGACTGGCAACACAAACTCTCCCCAGGCGAACTGCAACGTGTCGCCTTCGTCCGCGCCCTGCTCTCGCAGCCCAAAGTCATCCTGCTCGACGAAGCTACCGCCGCCTTGGACGAACCGACCGAAGCCTTGCTCTACCGCGCCCTGAAACAAAAACTGCCGCAGAGCATCATCATCAGCATCGGCCACCGCAGCACGCTCAACGAGTTTCACGATTTCCAACTTGATGTCGGCAACGTAGCTTGCGATTGAATTTAAAGCAACGAGGTCGTCTGAAAACCCGTAAGGGTTTCGCCAAAACGAGCGCAGCGAGTTTCGCTAAAACTTTTTCAGACGACCTTTCTGCTAAAATGACGCGCCTCAAATACAAGGGAAACCCGCCATGCACGAAATCAAATGCCCGCACTGCCACACCGCGTTTACCGTCAACGAAGCCAGTTACGCCGACATCCTGAACCAAGTCCGCACCCAAGAATTTCAAACCGAAATCCACGAGCGCCTGCAACAGGCGCAGATGCAGTTTCAAAGCGATATGCAGCTTGCCCAAGCGCAGGCGCAAAATCAGTTCGACAAAATCCTAGCCGACAAAAACCACGAAATCGCCGCCCTATCCAACCAAATCAACGCCTACGAAAAAGACAGCAAACTCGCCGCCGCCGAAATCGAAGGTCGTCTGAAAGCGCAAATCGCCGAGCAGGATAAATTGATTGCCGAGCTGAAAGCGCAGGCAAAATCGCTGGAAACGGCGAAAAACATGGAAAAAGAGCTGGAAATCACCAAAGCCGTTGCCGAAAAAGAGCGCGAATTGGGCAATTTGAACACGCAGCTCATGCTGCAATCCAAAGAAAACCAGTTGGAAAAACAAAGCCTGCGCGAAAAATACGAGGCCGAACTCAAACAAAAAGACGAAACCATCGCCTTCTATAAAGATTTCAAAGCCAGACAGTCCACCAAAATGATAGGCGAAAGCCTAGAGCAGCACTGCGAAACCGAATTCAACCGCATCCGCACCACCGCCTTTCCCCAAGCAGTCTTCGGCAAGGACAACGACGCCAAAACCGGCAGCAAAGGCGACTACATCTACCGCGAAACCGATGAAGAAGGCAACGAAATCATCTCCATCATGTTCGAGATGAAAAACGAAAACGACGAAACCGCCACCAAAAAGAAAAACGAACACTTTTTCAAAGAGTTGGACAAAGACCGCAAAGAAAAAAACTGCGAATACGCCGTCCTCGTCTCACTTTTGGAAGCCGACAGCGTACTCTATAACAACGGCATCGTCGACGTGTCCTATGCCTACCCGAAAATGTACGTCGTGCGCCCGCAGTTCTTCATCCCCATCGTCTCCCTGTTACGCAACGCTGCGCTCAATTCATTGAAATACAAACAAGAATTGGCGCAAATGCGCGCGCAAAACATCGACATCACACACTTTGAAGAAGACTTGGACAAGTTCAAAACCGACTTCGCCCGCAATTACGAACTCGCCAGCCGCAAGTTTCAAACCGCCATCGACGAAATCGACAAAACCATCAGCCACCTGCAAAAAACCAAAGAAGCCCTGCTTTCTTCGGAAAACAACCTGCGCCTCGCCAACAACAAAGCAACCGATTTGACCGTCAAAAAATTAGTACGCAAAAACCCAACCATGAAGGCCGCCTTTGCCGCGTTGGAGAAAAAAGAGGATTGAGGCCGTCTGAAAACTGCCGAACCCAATCCATTATTTTTAATTCGGAATATACAAATCATGAAAACCTACCTCGTCGGCGGCGCCGTCCGCGATTATCTTTTAGGTTTGCCCGTCAAAGACCGCGACTGGGTGGTCGTCGGCGCCGACGCGCAAACCATGCTGGCGCAAGGCTTCCAGCCGGTCGGCAAAGATTTTCCCGTGTTCCTCCATCCCGACACCCACGAAGAATACGCCCTCGCCCGTACCGAGCGCAAAACTGCCAAGGGCTATGCCGGTTTCAGTTTCCACGCCGACAAAGACGTTACGCTGGAGCAAGACTTGATGCGCCGCGACCTGACCATCAACGCGATGGCGCAGGATTCAGACGGCCTCATCGACCCCTTCGGCGGACAACAGGATTTGGCGGCGGGCATTTTGCGCCACGTTTCCCCCGCCTTTGCCGAAGACCCCGTCCGCATCCTGCGTACCGCCCGCTTTGCCGCGCGCTACGGGTTTGAAATCGCCGAAGAAACCATGAGACTGATGCGGCAGATGGTGGAAAACGGTGAAGCGGACGCTTTGGTTGCCGAGCGCGTCTGGCAGGAGTTGGCGAAAGGTCTGATGGAAAAAAATCCCCGCAGGATGATTGAAGTATTGCGCGAATGCGGCGCACTCAAAGTCTTGCTGCCCGAAGTCGATGCCCTCTTCGGCGTGCCGCAACGCGCCGACTATCATCCCGAAATCGACAGCGGCATCCATACCCTGATGACGCTGCAACGCGCCGCCGATATGGGTCTGAGCCTGCCCGAACGCTACGCCGCCCTGCTGCACGATTTGGGCAAAGCCAAAACCCCGCCCGACATCCTGCCCAAACACCACGGACACGACCTCGCCGGCGTCGAACCCGTGCGCGAAGTCAATCAGAAGCTGCGCGCGCCGAGACACTGTGCCGAGCTTGCCGAACTTGTCTGCCGCTGGCACATCATGTTCCACCAAGTCGGGCAGCTCAAAAGCAAAACCATTCTGAAGGTTTTGCAAAAAACCGATGCCTTCCGCCGCCCCGAACGTTTCGCCGCCGCCCTGAACGTCTGCATTGCCGATACGCAAGGCCGTCTGAACCGCGAACACACGCCCTACCCCCAGCGCGCGCACTGGCTCGCCCTGCTCGAAGCCGCCAATCAGGTGGATTCGGGCAAAATCGCCGCCGAATGCCGCACGCAGGGAAAAGCCCACCTCATTGCCGAACAAATCGACCGCGCACGGCTGGAACGGATTGCCCCGCTGCAAAAAGCGTATCAACTCGATTCGGCAGACCTCAGCCATTATTGATCCGCCGACAAATGCAAAAAGGCCGTCTGAAACCTTGTTTCAGACGGCCTGATATGATTGGATTTACTGTTTTTTCAAACCTTTAGCCTTCACCGTGGTAATCGTGCCGTCGATGCCTTTCTGTTTAATCAGTTCGGCAAACTGATTGCGGTAAATCGTTACCAGACTCGCACCGTCCAAGCGGATGTTGTAAACCTTGTAAACCGGACCGGATTGGTAAAGCTGATAGGCGACTTCGTATTTCGCGCCGCTTTTGGTCTGGATTTCGGAAAATACGTCGAATTTGTTGCCGTTGGCGGTCATTTTCGGCAGCAGCTTCACTTGCGCGTCGGCCGCGCCGACCAAGGCTGAATGCGAATACATGCCGATAATCATCTCTTTGAAGGCATTAATAAATTCGCTTTTCTGTTTGTCGGTAAACTCGCGCCACGGCGCGCCGACCGCCAGCGCGGAAATGCGCTCGTAATCCAGATAACGGTTGGCGTAATTTTCAATCTGTTTGATTTTCTGCTGCTCGCTCAGAGAGCTGTCGCGCGCGATTTTCAATACGGTATCGATATTCTGCTGCGCCTGCACTTGGGCAGGGTGGGACTGGGCGGCAGCATACGGAGCCACGACAGCCATCGGCGCCGCCAATATGAAGGCAGATAAATAACGGTTCATCGTTCATCCTCAAAAGGAAGTTAAAATACGCGCCATTGTAAGGTTTTCAGGATTAGGAAATTTTAACGGAATGTAAAACGAAGAAAGGCCGTCTGAAAACGGCGCATCCGGCCTTTACAGACACAACAGGGCTTTTATTTTCAGACGGCCTGAAATATCATGGCTGCCTGACTTACTGGAGGACCATTATGCCTTATGCGAACATTAAAGTAACCGGCGGCAGCGAAGCGCCCACCGCCGAGCAGAAAGCCGAATTAATAGCGGGCGTTACCGAGCTGCTGGCGCGGGTATTGGGTAAAAATCCTGAAACGACGGTGGTCGTTATCGACGAAGTGGATATGGAAAACTGGGGGATAGGCGGCGAGAGCGTGGCAGTAAGACGGCGGAAATAACCGTCGCCCCTGCACTTAGGTGAGACACGAATCGACGGCGGCGCACCATGCGGCTTTTTCTTCGCTGCTCAGAAACGATGCGGCAAACGAGTTTTTGCACAGGGTGCGGATGTCGTTTTCCGTTAAATCAAGGGCGGCGGCCAGTTCGATGAAATTTTGGTTGACGTAGCCGCCGAAGTAGGCCGGATCGTCGGAATTTACCGTAACCAGTACGCCGTTTTGCAACATACGGCGCAAGTTGTGTTCGGAAAGATTGCCGACGACTTTCAGCTTCAAATTGCTCAACGGGCACACCGTCAGCGGCATTTTTTCCCGAATCAGCCGCCGCATCAGCGCGGCGTCTTCTTCCGAACGCACACCGTGGTCGATGCGGGAGACTTTCAGCAAATCCAACGCCTCATAAACATACTCCGGCGGCCCTTCCTCGCCGGCATGTGCCACGGTCAGGAAACCGGCTTGCCGTGCGGCGGCAAATACGTTTTGAAATTTGGACGGCGGATGGCCGACTTCGCTTGAATCCAATCCGACGCCGATGATGTGTTCCCGATACGGCATGGCCTGCGCCAGCGTTTCGAATGCGTCCTCTTCAGACAAATGGCGCAGGAAACACATAATCAGCACGCTGCTTATGCCCCATTCCTTATGGGCATCGTCGCAGGCGCGGCGGATGCCGTTCAGCACGGTTTCAAACGCCACCCCGCGCGCGGTATGCGTTTGCGGATCGAAAAAGATTTCAGTGCGGACGACGTTGTCTTCGCGGCAGCGCAGCAAGTAGGCGCGGGTCAGGTCGTAAAAATCCCGTTCGTGCAGCAAAACGGCGGCGGCCGCATAGTAAATGTCGAGAAACGATTGCAGGTTGTGGAAATCATAGGCGGCGCGCACTTCGTCCACATCGGCATAGGGAATGCGGACGCCGTTGCGCCGGGCGATTTCAAACATAAGCTCCGGCTCGAACGTGCCCTCGATATGAACGTGCAGCTCGGCTTTGGGTAAGGCGCGGATTAAGGCGGAATGCGGCATGGGTCGGTTTCCTTGCATATCGGGCCGTCTGAAAAATCGTGTCCAAACGGTTTGGGATAATGAAACACCCCGAAACTGCCGTTTCGGGGTGCCGGTTCGGAATCGGTACTGGTGGAGGCGGGGGGAATCGAACCCCCGTCCGAAAGTCCTCTACAAAGCGTTCTACATACTTAGTCTTGCCTATTTGGAAATCTTACCTTCCTTGCGCCGACAGACAGGCTCTCGGAAGGCCAGTTACCTTAAATCTTATTCCCTGCCAAGTAACCCGACAGGAAACCAGTCAATGTAAAATGACGTTGCGGTAGCTTGCGCTACACAGCCCATTGACCAACTGCTGCAACGGCAGGCCTTAAGCGGCCAGTGCGTAAGTTTCGTCGTTTGCGACTATTTAAGTTCAGTGTTTTACGGGAAATCTGAGACCCCGGTATGCCCGCATCTGCTTCGCAACCCCCGTCGAAACCAAGATCGCCCCCAGATATTAGGAAGCACGCATTATACGCGGCTTGCCGCATTTTGCCAACGCGCGGGCGAAAGTTGGAAGCGTTGCCGGAAAACGTTTAAGATACCGCAAAACATTTTTTTCAGACGGCCTCGGCAACCGAGAGGCCGTCTGAAAACGAGGAAACCGAATATGTACGATGTCAACACCCATGACGTGCGCCACTTTTTCGCCCATGTCTGGCAACACCGCTTCTCACCGCTGCAACTGGACGGCTTGCAGCAAAAAGCCCTCAGAATCATCGAAGCCCATCCCGAATACGGCCCCTATCTGGAGGATATCGAACAATACCTTGATAAGGAGTGGAGGCCGGAAGACGGCGAGGGCAATCCGTTTCTGCATATGTCGCTGCACCTTTCGCTTCAGGAACAGGCCGCCATCGACCAGCCGCCGGGGATACGCGCCATCCATCACCGGCTCTGCGCCCGCCACGGCGGCGACTGGGTGCGCGCCGAACACGAAATGATGGACGCACTGGCGGAAACGCTGTGGGAAGCCCAGCGTTACGGCCGCGGATTGGATGTCAACGCCTACATGACCCGCCTGCGCAAACTCATCGGGCTGGGGCCGGAGGAACAGGCACGGATTAATCCGCATGAAGTCGCGTCAAAAAGCGAATGATAAAAGCCGCGTTTCGGATAAATAGATGAAGAGGCCGTCTGAAAAATTTTCAGACGGCCTCTTCATCCGTATCGTCCCGATTACTACCCTACCCTGTAAAACGCCAGGCTTCCGAGCAGGTTTGGCAGATGTCTGACCCGTTTGTTTCCGGCCATGACCGCGCGTTCGAGCACGCGGATATTGTTTTTGGCACACAGCAAATCAAAGTCTTTCAGCGTACACCAATGGATATTCGGCGTGTTGTACCAATGGTAAGGCATCCGTTCGGAAACCGGCATATGGCCGCCCAGCGCAATCTGGAAACGGTTGCGCCAATAACCGAAATTCGGGAAGGTAACCACGGCCTGTTTGGCCACGCGCATCAGGCCGCGCAGTATCATTTCAGTGTTCTGCATCGACTGTATGGTCTGGCTCAGCACGATGACATCGAAAGTGTTGTCGCCGAACTCTTCCAAACCCTGCTCCAAATCGGCCTGAATGACGTTCACGCCGCGCGACATCGCTTCGATTACGCTGTCGGTATCGATTTCGACGCCGTAGCCGCTGCATTCCTTGTGTCCGACCAGTGCCGCCAACAATTCGCCGTTGCCGCAGCCCAAATCCAAAACGCGGCTGCCTGCGGGAATCCAGTCGTAAATCAGTTGTAAATCGTCGCGCAGGTTCATGGCTGCAACTCCCGATGGACATTATTCATATAGGTGCGCACGGCACGGATGTAGGCTTCGTCTTCCATCAGGAAGGCATCGTGGCCGTGGAAAGACTTGACTTCGATATACTGCACCGGCTTGGCGGCGGCAATCAGCGCCTTAACCAATTCCTTCGAGCGTTCGGGTGAAAAACGCCAGTCGGAACTGAAGCTGGCGACGAAAAACCGCGCCTGCACGTCTTGCAGCGCCCTAGTCAGATTGCCGCCGAAATCCGCCGCCGGATCGAAATAGTCCAGCGCTTTGGTCATCAGCAGATAAGTGTTGGCGTCAAACTGTCCGGCGAACTTGTCCCCCTGATAACGCAGGTAGGATTCGACTTCAAATTCAACGTCGTAACCGTATTGGTAACCGTTTGAACGCAGATCGCGCCCGAATTTTTTGCCCAATCCGTCTTCGGCAAGATAAGTGATGTGCCCCATCATTCGGGCGATGCGCAGGC
Proteins encoded in this window:
- the ruvB gene encoding Holliday junction branch migration DNA helicase RuvB produces the protein MLQTDNLSADRTQRIITAQNLSSQEELLERALRPKTLNDYIGQTKAKDQLAIFIQAAKKRGEALDHTLLFGPPGLGKTTLAHIIAKELGVNLRQTSGPVLERAGDLAALLTNLEPHDVLFIDEIHRLSPVVEEILYPALEDYQLDIMIGEGPAARSVKIDLPPFTLIGATTRAGMLTNPLRDRFGIVSRLEFYEDKDLATIVSRSAQLLQLNMGSDGAMEVAKRSRGTPRIANRLLRRVRDYADVKNNGVIDAEIADAALIMLDVDAQGLDVMDRKFLEAILHKFGGGPVGLDNIAAAIGESTDTIEDVIEPYLIQQGFLQRTPRGRVATERSYLHFGLKITE
- a CDS encoding TonB-dependent receptor — its product is MKSRLALMPLLIMSTFSYAAEETAATTATNAQQTELQQVEVRADAKRVKAARSYSIASDGDLRDRVNLGVLGKANAFTAPITVVNYDEQALNNTEARTLVDAVAKKDASVWQFGGESNTLTGLYFRGYQLDARQFSVNGLAGMYGTQGTASVQVGSAQLIKGASTAVNGMDPEGAVSGSVNIETKKAADEGNRKIGLGWFSNNRAQGTFDLGQRFGENKEFGVRANGKLRHGDTPRHGYSEDNKEFALNADYRGETLRVAFDSIYAKRKTNGGRARMQDIQNANGRLFDAPEGKVNLAPSWQAQNTRGQTNMLTFEWDAFENAQITGGIGYNNARYYGNFASPTVTSSGLTYNSGRARLTDQRFKTLSMNLTARGEFETGPVSHNWSTAFDRIDRKRTTYQGARQTRSSVIDPSLDIPTQLAKLDSNLGSAWSATPSLDTVIKVNSLAVSDTLGFADNKYRLTLGGRFQAVEQKNKLNGRKADANRFSPMLMAAWVPQPDLVVYGNYMEDLEPSDIRTDDDGHVTMADPRVSRQFEVGVRKNWGDFVTTLNAFQIKRPGYWFGNTTSGTDFAARKNAGLAYSGSEQGMERSRGIEFNTYANLLNKTLRPSFGLMYLQSTVKDYPNYADNLVNGVQVANPRVIAKAGVEWDTPFAKGLTLNGNVSYFGKSYQDTQKQYAFPSYTLVDVGARYKTKLGKNTLTVSSSVENLFNKNYWQVQRGQYDRSFAVVGMPRTYWLKAELDF
- a CDS encoding ABC transporter ATP-binding protein/permease, which encodes MQKWQTELYSTPSWLLQTLLMVAAASAVILFLARKTRFGREFAYILRLCLTPKSAVKVLLLITAMIALLLTEVRLNVLSTFMSKGLYDSMQDLNASAFWMFAAMNAGVVLVRAFNNVVNDFLDQGLAIKWSERLNEVLTTRWLADKNYYRLQMRRHAPDNIDQRIQQDAQDFIASTIEFVRGMVNSVVTSLEFAVVLWGLAGILTVFGFDIPHGIVWFVYMFVILATFIAMWIGNPLIRYNYENEKLNGDYRYSLIRVRDHAESVAFYSGEKHEHDQLADRFKAIIRNRWRIARQSVCLSGFNDMFTNGIKLFPIILQAPRLFAGQIKIGDIQQTVQAFARLQNALSFFRMFYNKFTAYRARLERLYGFLLSTEEQHSAQQPDITEVSDDLSLENVALFRHNGEILLSGINVNLKSGDSLLIRGPSGCGKTSLLRALAGLWPFGSSGKVSRPPHQDILFLPQRPYTAQGSLRDAICYPNIDKQHPELAEAMNTCRLDYLIDKLDKTDDWQHKLSPGELQRVAFVRALLSQPKVILLDEATAALDEPTEALLYRALKQKLPQSIIISIGHRSTLNEFHDFQLDVGNVACD